Proteins from one Desulfobacterales bacterium genomic window:
- a CDS encoding transposase, with amino-acid sequence MSNKRKQYSPEFKAKVALAALKNEETITDLAQRFGVHPTMITTWKRSLQEG; translated from the coding sequence ATGAGCAACAAACGGAAACAGTACAGTCCCGAGTTCAAGGCCAAGGTGGCTCTGGCTGCCTTGAAAAACGAAGAAACCATCACCGATCTGGCTCAACGTTTCGGCGTTCACCCTACCATGATCACTACCTGGAAGCGCTCCCTGCAGGAGGGCG